One genomic segment of Sorex araneus isolate mSorAra2 chromosome X, mSorAra2.pri, whole genome shotgun sequence includes these proteins:
- the LOC101541510 gene encoding olfactory receptor 1009-like, with protein MVSLMSCISLLQTCSGPTGAINSSKLNEFFLMGLTDDPQLQPILFALFFLIYAVTVVGNLGLLVLIVVSPKLHTPMYFFLSNLSFLDFCYSSVTVPKMLMGFFSDCQAISFSGCVIQTSCFVIFAVTEFFLLASMAYDRYVAVCNPLIYHITMSPRLCLQLVTASYAVGLINMVLLTSTTFHLIFCKSHVLNHYFCDILPLLKLSCSDTQVLQFLLFVCGGFNVSVSLTVVLVSYMCVFLAIIRIPSAEGKHKTFSTCASHLTAVSLYYGTTVFIYLRPSSEYLVGRDMLVSIFYTVVIPMLNPMIYSLRNKDVKETFGNFLKKNSQFFSLPTPRFS; from the coding sequence ATGGTCTCATTAATGTCATGCATCTCCCTCCTGCAGACCTGCAGTGGGCCAACTGGAGCAATCAACAGCAGCAAATTGAATGAATTCTTCCTTATGGGCCTCACTGATGATCCTCAGCTGCAACCCATCCTCTTtgctctcttcttcctcatctaTGCAGTGACAGTGGTAGGAAATCTGGGCCTCCTTGTCCTCATCGTGGTCAGCCCCAAACTTcacacacccatgtactttttcctcagCAACCTGTCTTTTCTCGATTTCTGTTATTCTTCAGTCACTGTCCCCAAGATGTTGATGGGGTTCTTCTCTGATTGCCAAGCCATCTCTTTCTCTGGCTGTGTAATTCAGACGAGCTGCTTTGTGATCTTTGCTGTAACTGAATTCTTCCTTCTGGCCTCCATGGCCTATGATCGATATGTGGCAGTCTGCAATCCTTTGATCTACCATATCACCATGTCCCCAAGGCTCTGCTTACAGTTGGTGACTGCCAGCTATGCAGTTGGCCTGATAAACATGGTACTCCTCACTAGTACGACCTTTCATTTGATCTTCTGTAAATCCCATGTCCTCAATCACTACTTCTGTGATATTCTTCCCCTTTTAAAACTCTCTTGCTCTGACACACAAGTGCTCCAGTTTCTCCTCTTTGTCTGTGGTGGCTTTAATGTTTCTGTGTCCCTGACAGTTGTCCTAGTTTCCTACATGTGTGTTTTCTTGGCTATCATCAGAATACCTTCAGCTGAAGGCAAACACAAAACATTCTCCACTTGTGCTTCCCACCTAACTGCTGTTAGTCTGTACTATGGAACAACAGTGTTCATTTACTTGCGTCCATCCTCTGAGTACTTAGTTGGTAGGGATATGCTGGTCTCCATATTCTACACGGTGGTCATCCCCATGCTTAATCCCATGATCTACAGTCTGAGAAACAAAGATGTAAAGGAAACATTTGGGAACTTCCTAAAGAAGAATTCACAGTTCTTCTCCCTCCCTACACCCAGATTTTCATGA